A DNA window from Schistocerca gregaria isolate iqSchGreg1 chromosome 2, iqSchGreg1.2, whole genome shotgun sequence contains the following coding sequences:
- the LOC126335886 gene encoding uncharacterized protein LOC126335886, whose translation MVFNNGQQFVSQKFEDFCIHNHIQHLTTTLIHADSNSEMEHFVHTFKTQMRKSASAASCNDTLLSFLLHIGYALTLLGHPCCGLAYMPGSRLGQNVVQGEGSHLQWNAYLLPPPTCALLSSCHLQK comes from the exons ATGGTATTCAATAATGGTCAGCAATTTGTGTCACAGAAGTTTGAGGACTTTTGCATTCACAATCATATCCAGCATCTGACTACCACTCTGATTCATGCAGATTCTAACTCAGAGATGGAGCACTTTGTGCATACATTTAAGACCCAAATGAGGAAGTCTGCATCTGCTGCTTCCTGTAATGATACGTTGTTGAGCTTTCTGCTACATATTGG CTATGCCCTCACCCTGTTGGGACACCCCTGCTGTGGTCTTGCCTATATGCCTGGTAGCAGGTTGGGCCAAAACGTTGTTCAGGGTGAAGGCTCCCATTTGCAGTGGAATGCTTACCTGTTACCACCCCCTACCTGTGCtctcctgtcatcctgtcactTGCAAAAGTAG